A window of [Clostridium] innocuum genomic DNA:
AGTGCTGAGGATATCGTTTTATGTGATTTGGAAGGAAATGTGGTGGAGGGAAAGCTGAAGCCAAGCAGTGATCTGATGACACATCTGGAGTTTTATAAGAACTTCCCGAATATCGGAGGAGCCGTGCATACACATTCCCGCTGGGCTACGGCATTTGCACAGGCAGGAAAAGCAATCCCTGCGCTGGGAACGACTCAGGCGGATTATTTCTATGGAGATATCCCCTGTACAAGGCAAATGAGTGAGGCGGAAATCCATGGGGAATATGAGCTGGAAACCGGACATGTAATCGTGGAAACCTTCAAGCAGAAAGGGATTGATCCCAACAGTATGCCGGGGGTGCTGGTACACAGTCATGGACCGTTCAGCTGGGGAAAGGATCCGTTTGAGGCAGTGCACAATGCCGTTGTGATGGAGGAGTGCGCCGCTATGGCATTTGTGAGTGTGATGCTGCAAAATGGAAGTGCACAGCCGATGCAGCAGGTATTGCTGGATAAGCACTTCAAGCGCAAGCATGGTCCCAATGCCTACTATGGACAGGGGAGCTCCTCATGAGAGCATATGAGCTGGGACAATATGAGAAATCCATGCCAAACACCCTGTCATGGAAGGAAAAGCTGCAGCTGTGCAGAGAATTCGGCTTTGATTATCTTGAAATGAGTGTCGATGAGAGCGACGAAAAGCTTGCACGGCTGCAATATACCAGGGAAGAACGCGGGGCTATTGTGCGGGCCATGGAGGAAACCGGTGTGCGGATCCATTCCATGTGTCTGAGTGGACACCGTAAGTATCCTCTGGGGCACCCGGATGAGCATATACAAAAAAAGGCTCTTCAAATCATGGAGGCTGCAGTACAGCTGGCAGATGATCTGGGAATCCGTATCATACAGCTGGCAGGCTATGATGTATATTATGAAGTGGGCAGCGAACAGACAAAGCAGAATTTCATCCGCAATCTGCGACATTGTGTGGAACTGGCAGCGAAAAAGGGAATCCTGCTGGGCTTTGAGACGATGGAAACACCGTTTATGGATACGGTGGAAAAAAGCATGCACTATGTTCAAGAGGCTGCTTCTCCCTATCTGGGCGTATATCCGGATATGGGGAATCTGAAAAATGCGAGTCTGCTTTACGGGAAGAATGTAAACGAAGATATCCGGACGGGAAAGGGTCATATTGTGGCGGCACATTTAAAGGAAACTATTCCCGGTCATTATCGTGAAATACCGTTTGGCAGTGGTCATACGGAGTTTGTGGAAAACATAAGAGAGCTGAAGCAGCAGGGTGTACGGATGTTTGTAGGGGAATTCTGGTACACGGGGAATTCTGACTGGCAAAAGGTATGCACACATGCCTCTGCCTTCCTTCGTGATAAGCTGGATCAGGTTTTTGTATGAGCGGCTTTTCGGATATCCGGCTTGTTGTTGCCGATCTCGACGGTACGCTGCTGGATGATGAAAAGCAGCTGGATGCCGGAATCGTTGACGTGATAAAGGAATTAGCGAAACGCGAAATCATGTTCACACTGGCAAGCGGGCGCAATATTCATATTATGAAGCCATATCTGAAGGAGCTGTCTCTGCAGCTTCCCTTTATCGCAAATAACGGAGCGAACATGTTTCAGGGGGATGCCTGTATATATGAGAAAAGCATGGAATCCGTAGAGCTGGCATTTGCTTTCCAGCAGCTGCAGCAACAGGATATTCCATGTATTGCTTACACAAACGATGTTGTTTTTACAACCTCACTGCAGGATGCGCGGCTGCAATTTTTTCTGAATCGTCTGCGTGGAAAAACAATGGTGAAACAAGCAGGCAATGATTGGGATATGCTGGAGCATGCCATCTTCAAGGTGGTTATGGTCGCAAAGAATGCGAATGTGATGGAGCCTGTTCTGCATACGATCAATGCACATTGTGAAAGCCTGCATGCTGTACGCAGTGAGGATGATGTATACACGATCACACATGTGGATGCGACAAAGGGAAAGACGCTGGAACGACTGATGGAGCTGCTGCATGTACAGCCGAAGCAGACGATGGTGTTTGGTGATAACTTCAATGATGCGACTATGTTTTCCACAGCCGGAATCAGTGTTTGTATGGAAAATGGTCAGTCAGAGGTAAAGGAAATGGCGGATTATATCGCAAAGGCGAATACGGAGCAGGGAGTCAGCCGGTTTTTGAAGGAATATGTGTTAAGGTAGGGCAGTATTAAATCTGATATGTTTAAAAAGGTTCACAGGTTATAAAGTCAACGTGTGAATCTTTTTGTGTCTTATATACTTGTGAAGGATCTGGTTAGTAGTTGAAAAAACTGATTTTGGCGATATGAGTATAGCCCTGTAACGATAATTCTACGTGCATGGTCGACAACAAAATAGATATCATCATAACTTGATATTTTGATTTTAATTTGTATGTCTTTCCTTATAGTCTTAATTTTGGGATAGATTGTTTTTCAAAACTGTTTACCGTGCAGAAAAATATAAATACTCACTCACGTTTGGTAAAGCATAGATATAAAAAGCACATGTTTCTATGTGAATCTTTGTGAAATTTCAAAAAAATCTTCTGTTCTGCAACAAAGTGTGTTATGATGAGGTTGCTTAAATTCAAGGCTAACGCGATACTTAGGGATGAACAATAAGTATCGCTTTTTCATGCCTGATAGAAAGAAGAGAACATGAAATTTCAAACATTACATATAACAGAGCCTATTTTAAAGGCTGTTAAAGAACAGGGATATGTTGATCCCACACCAATTCAGGAACAGGCAATACCCTACGCTTTGCAGGGTCGTGACATTCTCGGCTGTGCACAGACCGGTACCGGAAAAACAGCAGCATTTTCCATTCCGACAATTCAATTGTTAAAGAAGCATTATAAACAAAGCATCCGCTCCCTAATCGTAACACCGACCAGAGAGCTTGCCATACAGATTCAGGAAAACATCACAGCGTATGCCCAATATACAACAATACGCAGTGCCGTCA
This region includes:
- a CDS encoding Cof-type HAD-IIB family hydrolase — its product is MSGFSDIRLVVADLDGTLLDDEKQLDAGIVDVIKELAKREIMFTLASGRNIHIMKPYLKELSLQLPFIANNGANMFQGDACIYEKSMESVELAFAFQQLQQQDIPCIAYTNDVVFTTSLQDARLQFFLNRLRGKTMVKQAGNDWDMLEHAIFKVVMVAKNANVMEPVLHTINAHCESLHAVRSEDDVYTITHVDATKGKTLERLMELLHVQPKQTMVFGDNFNDATMFSTAGISVCMENGQSEVKEMADYIAKANTEQGVSRFLKEYVLR
- a CDS encoding L-ribulose-5-phosphate 3-epimerase encodes the protein MRAYELGQYEKSMPNTLSWKEKLQLCREFGFDYLEMSVDESDEKLARLQYTREERGAIVRAMEETGVRIHSMCLSGHRKYPLGHPDEHIQKKALQIMEAAVQLADDLGIRIIQLAGYDVYYEVGSEQTKQNFIRNLRHCVELAAKKGILLGFETMETPFMDTVEKSMHYVQEAASPYLGVYPDMGNLKNASLLYGKNVNEDIRTGKGHIVAAHLKETIPGHYREIPFGSGHTEFVENIRELKQQGVRMFVGEFWYTGNSDWQKVCTHASAFLRDKLDQVFV
- the araD gene encoding L-ribulose-5-phosphate 4-epimerase, whose protein sequence is MLEELKKKVLEANLLLPKYGLITFTWGNVSGIDREHGIVAIKPSGVEYDDMSAEDIVLCDLEGNVVEGKLKPSSDLMTHLEFYKNFPNIGGAVHTHSRWATAFAQAGKAIPALGTTQADYFYGDIPCTRQMSEAEIHGEYELETGHVIVETFKQKGIDPNSMPGVLVHSHGPFSWGKDPFEAVHNAVVMEECAAMAFVSVMLQNGSAQPMQQVLLDKHFKRKHGPNAYYGQGSSS